One segment of Chionomys nivalis chromosome 1, mChiNiv1.1, whole genome shotgun sequence DNA contains the following:
- the LOC130874644 gene encoding zinc finger protein 136-like, with the protein MDCLTFEDVAVSFTVEEWDLLDPSQKQLYTDVMQETFKNLIAVGQTEEGQRIEDDEHYRRNLRNEVVELLYGPSEGRQCEKIFSQFPGTVVNKKTPHGVKLCESNISEQVLNGLPPLRMQNPGQIGHRPYGYEMYEDSLYKFRECRKALMYPEYLLKRDNNHTIEKPYKCQQCGKAFSSSSKVRRHERTHTGEKPYICNHCGKAFPSRGSLRRHDRIHSGEKPFICKYCGKAFTGQSSLPRHERIHSGEKPYVCKYCGKCFISSSTCRVHERTHTGEKLYVCNLCNKAVTTRTSLRNHERIHSGEKPYVCEQCGKGFISSGTFRIHERIHTGEKPYKCKECGKAFTIQSSLQRHERIHTREKPYDCKECGKAFSGYSSLRRHERIHSGERPYACKQCGKAFPALGDCQRHEQIHTGEKPYICKQCGKAFTRCGSLRIHEKTHTRENS; encoded by the exons GACTGTCTGACTTTTGAGGATGTGGCCGTGAGCTTCACCGTGGAGGAGTGGGATTTGTTGGATCCCTCCCAGAAGCAACTCTACACAGATGTGATGCAGGAAACCTTCAAAAACCTCATTGCTGTAG GACAAACTGAAGAAGGCCAGAGGATTGAAGATGATGAACATTATAGGAGAAACTTAAG AAATGAAGTGGTGGAATTACTGTATGGACCCAGTGAAGGTAGACaatgtgagaaaatcttcagCCAGTTTCCAGGTACTGTTGTGAACAAGAAAACCCCTCATGGAGTAAAGCTGTGTGAAAGCAATATAAGTGAACAGGTACTTAATGGTCTTCCACCCCTACGTATGCAGAACCCTGGTCAAATAGGACATAGACCATACGGATATGAGATGTACGAAGACAGTCTCTATAAATTTAGGGAATGTAGGAAAGCCTTGATGTATCCTGAATACCTTCTGAAACGTGACAATAATCACACCATAGAGAAACCATATAAATGTCAGCAATGTGGAAAAGCCTTTTCTTCGTCAAGTAAGGTTCGAAGACATGAAAGAActcatactggtgagaaaccctaCATATGTAACCACTGTGGGAAAGCCTTCCCTAGTCGTGGTTCCCTTCGACGCCATGACAGGATTCACAGTGGAGAGAAACCGTTTATTTGTAAGTATTGTGGGAAAGCTTTCACTGGTCAAAGTTCGCTTCCTCGACATGAAAGAATTCACagtggagaaaaaccctatgtaTGCAAGTACTGTGGGAAATGCTTCATTTCTTCAAGTACCTGTCGAGTACACGAGCGGACTCACACGGGAGAGAAGCTCTATGTCTGTAACTTGTGTAATAAAGCCGTCACCACTCGCACTTCCCTTCGAAATCATGAAAGAATTCACAGCGGTGAGAAGCCCTATGTCTGTGAACAGTGTGGGAAAGGTTTCATCTCTTCTGGTACCTTTAGAATACATGAGcgaattcacactggagagaagccctataaGTGTAAGgaatgtggaaaagccttcacTATACAGAGTTCTCTTCAGCGCCATGAAAGGATTCACACTAGGGAGAAGCCCTATGACTGTAaggaatgtgggaaagccttcagtgGTTACAGTTCTCTTAGACGCCATGAACGGATTCACAGTGGAGAAAGACCCTATGCATGCaagcagtgtgggaaagcctttccTGCTTTGGGTGATTGTCAAAGACATGAACAAATTCACACGGGTGAGAAACCCTACATATGTAAGCAGTGCGGGAAAGCCTTCACTCGTTGTGGTTCCCTTAGAATACATGAAAAGACCCATACTAGAGAGAATTCTTAA
- the LOC130880962 gene encoding ATPase MORC2B-like, which translates to MAFTNYSSLNRAQLTFEYLHTNSTTHEFLFGALAELVDNARDADATRIDIYAERREDLQGGFMLCFLDNGVGMDPNDAISVIQFGKSGKRTPESTQIGRYGNGLKSGSMRIGKDFILFTKKEDTMSCLFLSRTFHEEEGIDEVIVPLPTWNTQTREPVTDNLEKFAIETELIYKYSPFHNEGEVMTQFMKISGDSGTLVIIFNLKLMDNGEPELDITSNPKDIQMADLFQEGVKPERHSFGAYAAVLYIDPRMRIFIHGHKVRTKKLSCCLYKPRKYTFTSSRFKTRAEQEVKKADQVARLAEEKAREAESKARALEVHIGKDISRDSRVMLRQAQNTAITLRREADVKKRIKDAKQRALKEPKELNFVFGVNIEHRDHDGMFIYNCSRLIKMYEKVGPQLEKGMTCGGVVGVIDVPYLVLEPTHNKQDFADAKEYRHLLRAMGEHLAQYWKDIAIAQGGITKFWDEFGYLSANWARPPSDELHFKRRRSMQVPTTIQCDLCLKWRTLPFQLSAVEEGYPDNWVCTMNPDSEQDQCEAFEPKPKIPIGILKKARKTQEERQKQLTENICQQQRKLEALEKTKPICCQGDLKKLPLEVTSRPLTKCAAQSLQPPLWGVSKNTQRITQSMYAPRPSRQLQKASVFCTNPNSPASTAQRKTILIYPSETPPKSVVPLVKIVPQPTPLVQSYLSMSVVPNSNHLCKAETPEAVKTPVLENPDPPVNPSPAWWDCKRSLETSDEEEAEERRMESRKRSRLTVKEEKMPANHLSDSSEEEGPADLKTAQQDKGLYVEVRVKGECYKGHVTAVEVGDNVVWWKVKFEDAPEDTTPGNCWVEKGSENVWLTKLSPEYQSTDWQQEGVKEEGNTVDQQAVALEGTSTSDCFRTEPDTTALKANHETSDLLVQILWNCLHYFMPLSFSISKKELGAMNSEELLSLPLKECFKQYEAGLQNLCNSYQSSADSRAKASEESLRISQEKLRETEEKLQKLRSNVLALLQKAQEDLNISTDDELDAYIEDLITSDDRETRGQISTPYSTQELPRRQVS; encoded by the coding sequence ATGGCATTCACCAATTATAGCAGTCTTAACCGAGCTCAACTAACCTTTGAATACCTACACACAAATTCAACCACTCATGAATTTTTGTTCGGAGCCCTTGCTGAGCTGGTTGATAACGCGAGAGATGCCGATGCCACCCGAATAGATATCTATGCTGAAAGACGAGAGGACCTGCAAGGTGGTTTCATGCTGTGTTTTCTGGACAACGGAGTGGGAATGGATCCAAATGATGCCATCAGTGTGATCCAATTTGGGAAATCAGGGAAACGAACCCCAGAGTCCACACAGATTGGGCGGTATGGGAATGGGCTAAAATCGGGCTCAATGCGCATTGGGAAGGATTTTATCCTCTTTACCAAGAAGGAAGACACCATGAGCTGCCTCTTCCTGTCTCGAACCTTTCATGAGGAAGAAGGCATTGATGAAGTGATAGTTCCATTGCCCACCTGGAATACGCAGACACGAGAACCTGTCACAGACAATCTGGAGAAGTTTGCCATCGAGACAGAACTCATCTACAAGTATTCTCCTTTCCACAACGAGGGAGAAGTGATGACGCAGTTCATGAAGATATCTGGGGATAGTGGGACCCTGGTGATCATTTTTAATCTCAAGCTCATGGACAACGGAGAGCCAGAACTAGACATAACCTCAAATCCAAAAGACATCCAGATGGCAGATTTGTTCCAAGAAGGCGTGAAGCCAGAGCGACACTCCTTCGGTGCCTACGCTGCTGTTCTTTACATTGATCCTCGGATGAGGATTTTCATTCATGGGCACAAGGTGCGAACCAAAAAGCTCTCCTGCTGCCTGTACAAGCCCAGGAAATACACATTCACATCAAGCCGTTTCAAGACTCGGGCAGAGCAAGAGGTGAAGAAAGCAGACCAGGTAGCACGACTTGCTGAAGAGAAGgctcgggaagcagagagcaaagctCGTGCGTTAGAAGTACACATAGGTAAGGACATCTCCCGGGACTCCAGGGTGATGTTGCGGCAGGCCCAGAATACAGCCATCACCCTTCGAAGAGAAGCTGATGTCAAGAAAAGGATCAAGGATGCCAAGCAGCGAGCACTCAAAGAACCTAAGGAACTGAATTTTGTTTTTGGGGTCAACATTGAACACCGTGACCACGATGGCATGTTTATCTACAACTGTAGCCGCCTGATCAAGATGTATGAGAAAGTGGGCCCGCAGCTGGAAAAGGGCATGACATGTGGTGGGGTTGTTGGGGTCATCGATGTGCCCTACTTGGTCCTGGAGCCGACACACAACAAGCAAGACTTTGCTGATGCCAAGGAGTACCGCCACCTGCTGCGAGCCATGGGGGAGCATCTGGCACAATACTGGAAGGACATAGCCATTGCCCAGGGTGGAATCACTAAGTTCTGGGATGAGTTTGGCTACCTCTCTGCCAACTGGGCCCGGCCCCCATCGGATGAGCTGCATTTCAAACGCAGGAGGTCAATGCAGGTCCCTACCACCATACAGTGTGATCTGTGTCTGAAATGGAGGACCCTTCCCTTCCAGTTAAGTGCCGTAGAAGAAGGTTATCCAGACAACTGGGTTTGCACCATGAACCCTGATTCTGAGCAGGACCAGTGTGAGGCTTTTGAACCGAAGCCGAAGATTCCTATTGGAATATTAAAAAAGGCTCGAAAGACccaagaagaaaggcagaagcagCTGACAGAGAATATTTGTCAACAGCAGAGGAAGCTTGAGGCCCTTGAGAAAACCAAGCCCATCTGTTGCCAAGGTGACCTGAAAAAATTACCCTTGGAAGTGACCTCCAGACCTCTCACCAAATGTGCTGCTCAGAGCCTTCAACCACCTTTGTGGGGAGTGAGCAAGAATACCCAAAGAATAACCCAGTCCATGTATGCTCCTAGACCATCCAGACAGCTCCAAAAGGCTTCTGTCTTCTGCACCAACCCCAACTCTCCTGCTTCGACAGCCCAAAGGAAGACCATCCTGATCTACCCATCTGAGACACCCCCAAAATCAGTGGTGCCCCTGGTAAAAATTGTACCCCAGCCCACTCCTCTGGTCCAGTCCTACCTGTCAATGTCTGTAGTCCCTAATTCCAACCACCTTTGCAAGGCGGAAACCCCTGAAGCCGTGAAGACTCCAGTGCTGGAGAACCCAGATCCACCCGTAAATCCCTCACCAGCATGGTGGGATTGTAAACGAAGTCTTGAGACCTCTGATGAGGAAGAGGCTGAGGAGAGAAGGATGGAGTCACGCAAACGAAGCAGGTTGACTGTGAAGGAGGAAAAGATGCCTGCAAACCACCTCTCGGACAGTTCTGAGGAGGAGGGTCCAGCTGACCTCAAGACGGCTCAGCAGGATAAAGGTCTGTACGTGGAGGTGCGGGTGAAAGGGGAGTGCTACAAGGGCCACGTCACAGCCGTGGAGGTGGGAGACAATGTGGTCTGGTGGAAGGTCAAGTTTGAGGATGCGCCCGAGGATACTACACCAGGAAACTGCTGGGTTGAAAAAGGCAGTGAAAATGTGTGGCTGACGAAGCTGTCTCCGGAGTATCAGAGCACTGATTGGCAGCAAGAGGGTGTGAAGGAGGAAGGCAACACGGTGGACCAACAGGCTGTGGCATTAGAGGGGACCTCCACCTCTGACTGCTTCCGCACTGAACCCGACACTACTGCTCTAAAGGCCAACCACGAGACCAGTGACCTCCTGgtccagattctctggaactgctTACATTATTTCATGCCTCTGAGCTTTTCCATATCCAAGAAGGAGCTGGGTGCTATGAATTCAGAAGAATTGCTGTCTCTTCCTCTGAAAGAGTGCTTCAAGCAATACGAAGCCGGGCTCCAGAATCTCTGTAATTCCTACCAAAGCTCCGCCGACTCAAGAGCCAAGGCATCCGAGGAGAGCCTGCGCATCTCCCAGGAGAAACTtcgggagacagaggagaaactCCAGAAACTTCGGAGCAATGTTCTGGCACTCCTGCAGAAAGCACAAGAGGACCTAAACATCAGCACAGATGACGAGCTGGATGCCTACATTGAGGATCTCATTACCAGTGATGACAGAGAGACCAGGGGACAGATCAGCACCCCCTACTCAACACAGGAGCTTCCAAGGAGGCAGGTTTCATGA